One region of Brachyhypopomus gauderio isolate BG-103 chromosome 9, BGAUD_0.2, whole genome shotgun sequence genomic DNA includes:
- the mmut gene encoding methylmalonyl-CoA mutase, mitochondrial has translation MLAAGKACTALASKRLLRAPLSASPALDQRCSTRLFSASGPHGDKTALDEAWASLAKKQLKGKNPEDLIWHTPEGISIKPVYTQADAAGVTNELPGVYPYTRGPYPTMYTFRPWTIRQYAGFSTVEESNKFYKDNIKAGQQGLSVAFDLPTHRGYDSDNPRVHGDVGMAGVAIDTVEDMKMLFDGIPLEKMSVSMTMNGAVIPILAMFVVTGMEQGVAKDKLTGTIQNDILKEFMVRNTYIFPPEPSMHAIADIFAYTSKHMPKFNSISISGYHIQEAGADAILELAYTIANGLEYCRTGLKAGLTIDEFAPRLSFFWGIGMNFYMEIAKMRAARRLWSTLLKEKFQPQNSKSLLLRTHCQTSGWSLTEQDPYNNVIRTVIEAMAAVFGGTQSLHTNSFDEALGLPTVKSARIARNTQIIIQEESGIPKVADPWGGSYMMETLTDDVYHAALKFINEIEEMGGMARAVAEGIPKLRIEECAARRQARIDSGKEVIVGVNKYRLENEETVDVLSIDNTIVRQKQIEKLQKVREGRDAAAAKRCLAALEQCARTRDGNLLELAVEAAAARCSVGEITDAMKTVFGEHKASTRMVSGAYRSEFGENEEIAVAHGRVLQFKKHEGRNPRLLVAKMGQDGHDRGAKVIATGFADLGFDVDIGSLFQTPLEVAQQAVDADAHCVGISTLAAGHKTLVPELIKELRALHRPDILVICGGVIPPQDYEFLYQCGVCCIFGPGTRIPQAAVEVIDNIEKSLEKTRRAL, from the exons ATGCTGGCTGCGGGGAAGGCGTGCACGGCTCTGGCGTCCAAGCGGCTGCTGCGTGCGCCTCTCTCCGCGTCTCCCGCGTTGGATCAGCGCTGCTCCACTCGTCTCTTCAGCGCATCCGGTCCTCACGGGGATAAGACGGCGCTCGACGAGGCCTGGGCCAGCCTAGCGAAGAAACAGCTTAAAGGGAAGAACCCAGAGGACTTGATCTGGCACACTCCGGAGGGCATCTCCATCAAGCCGGTCTACACGCAAGCCGACGCGGCAGGGGTAACCAATGAGCTGCCGGGTGTGTATCCGTACACGCGGGGCCCGTACCCCACCATGTACACCTTCAGACCCTGGACCATCAGGCAGTACGCTGGCTTCAGTACAGTAGAAGAGAGCAACAAGTTTTACAAGGACAACATTAAAG CGGGCCAGCAAGGCCTCTCTGTGGCCTTTGACCTCCCCACCCACAGAGGGTACGACTCCGACAACCCCCGAGTGCACGGTGATGTGGGCATGGCGGGCGTGGCCATCGACACAGTGGAGGACATGAAGATGCTGTTTGATGGCATCCCCCTAGAGAAGATGTCGGTGTCCATGACGATGAATGGGGCTGTGATTCCCATCTTAGCCATGTTCGTAGTGACGGGCATGGAACAGGGCGTGGCCAAGGACAAGCTGACCGGAACCATCCAGAATGACATCCTGAAAGAGTTCATGGTCCGAAACACCTACATCTTTCCTCCAGAACCCTCCATGCACGCCATTGCCGACATATTCGCTTACACCTCCAAG CACATGCCCAAGTTTAACTCCATCTCTATCAGCGGATACCATATACAAGAGGCTGGTGCTGATGCCATATTGGAACTGGCCTACACTATTGCCAATGGTCTGGAGTACTGCAGAACTGGCTTAAAGGCGGGTCTTACCATCGATGAGTTTGCACCCAG GTTGTCCTTCTTCTGGGGCATCGGTATGAACTTTTACATGGAGATAGCCAAGATGAGGGCAGCACGACGGCTCTGGTCTACGCTGCTGAAAGAAAAGTTCCAGCCACAGAACTCCAAATCCCTCCTCCTACGGACTCACTGCCAGACGTCGGGCTGGTCCCTCACCGAGCAG GACCCTTACAACAACGTGATCCGCACCGTGATCGAGGCCATGGCCGCCGTGTTTGGGGGCACGCAGTCCCTGCACACGAACTCTTTCGACGAGGCGTTAGGGCTGCCCACGGTGAAGAGCGCCCGCATCGCCCGCAACACCCAGATCATCATCCAGGAGGAGTCTGGAATCCCCAAAGTGGCCGACCCCTGGGGGGGCTCCTACATGATGGAGACGCTCACTGATGATGTGTACCACGCCGCCCTCAAG TTCATCAATGAGATTGAGGAGATGGGGGGGATGGCTCGAGCGGTGGCCGAGGGCATCCCCAAACTGCGCATCGAGGAGTGTGCGGCGCGCAGGCAAGCTCGCATCGATTCAG GCAAGGAGGTCATCGTAGGAGTCAACAAGTACCGTCTGGAGAACGAGGAGACCGTGGACGTCCTGTCCATAGACAACACCATCGTCCGCCAGAAACAGATAGAGAAACTGCAGAAG GTGAGAGAGGGCCGGGACGCTGCGGCCGCAAAGAGGTGCCTGGCAGCCCTGGAGCAGTGCGCTCGCACCCGGGACGGCAACCTGCTGGAGCTGGCTGTGGAGGCGGCCGCAGCGAG GTGTTCGGTGGGCGAGATCACGGATGCGATGAAGACGGTGTTTGGTGAGCACAAGGCCAGCACGCGGATGGTGAGCGGCGCCTACCGCAGCGAGTTTGGTGAGAATGAGGAGATCGCCGTGGCACACGGACG GGTCCTGCAGTTTAAGAAGCACGAGGGCAGGAACCCCCGCCTCCTGGTGGCCAAAATGGGTCAGGACGGGCACGACAGAGGTGCCAAAGTCATCGCCACGGGGTTCGCTGACCTGGGCTTCGATGTGGACATTGGCTCACTTTTCCAG ACGCCCCTGGAGGTGGCACAGCAGGCGGTGGACGCGGACGCGCACTGCGTGGGCATCAGCACGCTGGCGGCCGGACACAAGACGCTCGTCCCCGAGCTCATCAAGGAGCTGCGTGCCCTCCACCGACCAGACATCCTGGTCATCTGTGGAGGGGTCATCCCACCCCAG GACTACGAGTTTCTCTACCAGTGTGGGGTTTGCTGTATCTTTGGACCCGGGACCAGAATACCACAAGCAGCAGTGGAGGTGATCGATAACATCGAGAAGAGTCTGGAGAAGACCCGGCGGGCCTTGTGA